A window from Solanum stenotomum isolate F172 chromosome 5, ASM1918654v1, whole genome shotgun sequence encodes these proteins:
- the LOC125865238 gene encoding uncharacterized protein LOC125865238, translated as MKLVWSPETASKAYLDTIQTCGISAKSSVAEFLSAMAAGYNAKLTVEAWKSDSKINGGSIATSIGLAIAIKHNRGRYVCVVPDEKSRLEYVGAMQNSGVALPEVMVGDAKEVMERLNGVEFLVVDERRSDFISIFNSAKLSHHGAILVCKDGSKIRNIDSNKFSWDTVLNGKICVVRSVTLPFGNGLEIAYIASKDGNQKVRKYAKRWIRHIDRNSGEEHVIRR; from the exons atgaagcTAGTTTGGTCTCCTGAAACAGCTTCAAAAGCCTATCTTGACACCATACAAACA tgtGGAATTTCAGCGAAATCCAGTGTAGCGGAATTTTTATCAGCTATGGCTGCAGGATACAACGCGAAATTAACAGTTGAAGCATGGAAAAGTGATAGTAAGATAAATGGTGGGTCGATTGCCACGAGCATCGGCCTAGCCATCGCGATAAAACACAATCGTGGAAG GTACGTATGTGTGGTGCCAGACGAAAAGTCAAGACTGGAATATGTAGGCGCCATGCAAAATTCAGGCGTGGCGTTACCAGAAGTGATGGTGGGAGACGCAAAAGAGGTGATGGAAAGGCTAAATGGAGTTGAATTTTTGGTTGTGGATGAGAGGAGAAGTGACTTTATTTCAATCTTTAACAGTGCTAAATTGAGTCATCATGGTGCTATTTTAGTGTGCAAAGATGGAAGCAAAATAAGAAATATAGATAGTAACAAGTTTAGTTGGGATACTGTTCTTAATGGAAAAATTTGTGTTGTGAGATCAGTGACACTTCCATTTGGGAATGGATTGGAGATTGCTTATATAGCAAGTAAAGATGGAAATCAGAAGGTTCGAAAATACGCAAAACGATGGATTAGACATATCGATCGAAATTCAGGTGAAGAGCATGTTATTCGACGATGA
- the LOC125863673 gene encoding homeobox-leucine zipper protein HDG1-like: MEDQNDMSEKENENELASGDELDSQRGKSSKRMKHSDKQIQELEVAFKEDRYPDATTRLELATKLSMGSKQVNYWFQNKRSRMKSQSEQHESKLLKQEYDKLHTEYISMKEMMKNPACGQCHAKTISMNINVDEHQLKNEQVQLKDEVNRLTNEVEKLYDPTTSLEGTFDKSILLNLALDALDELLKLAQNGEPLWFRNLDGDGETLNLKEYDSAFTPIISMKPEHFITEATRATCKMVHNSQTLVETLMNKDQWMDMFPCIVGKTNTIEVISRGISGNKSGALLLIVSELQIISDMIPAREIKCLRFCQKHAEGLWVVVDVSIDTIQKGSQQCDFQNCRRLPSGCIIQDMVDGYSKVIWIEHMQYNENHVHHLYRPLVKTGLVFGAQRCIASLQRQSEFLRVMKSFVDPTIASKDHIGIRMLAQSMTRKFCAAVCATTHKWEIVQLENGVDAKLMMRTSIGDHTEPIGIVLCAIKTIRLPVKQQHLFEFFINNNMRSQWDVLSCNGPIQELVRVSKDQNLESSIYLLRADGDSTSAKQNNMLIFQDTCTDTTGSLLVYATVGSQDINMVMKEGDSSFVGLLPNGISIVQDYSANGNGVYGGSLVTIGFQMLLENLATTSLPEQSIKEANDLICHTIRKIKMALKCK; the protein is encoded by the exons ATGGAAGATCAGAATGACATGtctgagaaagaaaatgagaacGAGCTTGCATCTGGAGATGAACTAGATTCCCAACGTGGTAAATCATCAAAAAGGATGAAACATAGTGACAAACAAATTCAAGAGCTTGAAGT TGCTTTCAAAGAGGATCGATATCCTGATGCAACAACAAGACTAGAACTCGCAACAaaattgtccatgggtagcaaACAAGTGAATTATTGGTTCCAAAATAAAAGATCCCGAATGAAG TCGCAATCGGAACAACATGAAAGCAAATTATTGAAACAAGAATACGACAAACTTCACACAGAGTATATTTCAATGAAGGAGATGATGAAAAATCCAGCTTGTGGTCAATGTCATGCTAAAACTATTAGTATGAACATAAATGTCGATGAACATCAATTAAAGAACGAGCAAGTCCAACTCAAAGATGAAGTTAATAGGCTCACCAACGAGGTGGAGAAACTTTACGATCCAACAACGTCATTAGAAGGAACATTTGATAAGTCAATATTATTGAATCTTGCTTTGGATGCCTTGGATGAGTTGCTAAAGCTCGCCCAGAATGGGGAACCTCTTTGGTTTAGAAACTTGGATGGAGATGGGGAAACATTAAACCTTAAGGAATATGATAGTGCTTTTACCCCAATTATCAGTATGAAACCCGAACATTTCATAACTGAAGCCACAAGAGCAACATGTAAAATGGTTCACAATAGCCAGACATTGGTGGAAACGTTGATGAATAAG GATCAATGGATGGATATGTTCCCATGTATTGTCGGTAAAACAAATACTATTGAGGTGATTTCTCGAGGCATAAGTGGAAACAAGAGTGGTGCTCTACTATTG ATTGTATCTGAATTACAAATTATTTCTGATATGATTCCTGCTCGTGAAATAAAATGTCTTCGCTTCTGTCAAAAACATGCTGAAGGTTTATGGGTTGTTGTGGATGTGTCTATTGACACCATCCAAAAAGGTTCACAACAATGTGATTTTCAAAACTGTCGAAGACTCCCTTCTGGTTGTATTATTCAAGATATGGTTGATGGTTACTCTAAG GTTATTTGGATCGAGCATATGCAATATAATGAAAATCATGTTCACCATTTGTATCGCCCTTTGGTCAAGACAGGTCTAGTATTTGGTGCACAAAGGTGTATAGCCAGTTTGCAAAGGCAATCTGAATTCCTGAGAGTGATGAAATCATTTGTTGATCCCACAA TTGCTTCAAAGGATCATATAGGTATACGGATGTTGGCTCAAAGCATGACTCGCAAATTTTGTGCAGCAGTTTGTGCAACTACTCACAAGTGGGAAATAGTTCAATTAGAAAATGGAGTAGATGCAAAATTGATGATGAGGACGAGCATTGGTGATCATACTGAACCTATCGGCATAGTGTTATGTGCCATAAAGACAATAAGGTTACCAGTGAAACAACAACATTTGTTCGAATTCTTTattaataacaatatgaggagtCAATGGGATGTTTTGTCCTGTAATGGTCCAATTCAAGAGTTGGTACGCGTTTCCAAGGATCAAAATCTTGAAAGTAGCATCTATCTTTTACGTGCTGAT GGGGATAGCACCAGTGCTAAGCAAAACAACATGCTGATTTTCCAAGATACATGCACAGATACAACTGGTTCTCTTTTAGTGTATGCAACTGTTGGTTCTCAAGATATCAATATGGTGATGAAAGAGGGGGACTCTTCATTTGTTGGTCTCTTGCCCAATGGTATATCAATAGTTCAAGATTATTCTGCA AACGGTAATGGAGTCTATGGTGGGTCACTGGTGACTATAGGGTTTCAAATGTTGTTGGAAAACCTTGCTACTACAAGTCTTCCTGAACAGTCGATCAAAGAAGCAAACGACCTCATATGTCATACAATTCGTAAGATCAAAATGGCTCTCAAATGCAAGTGA